A stretch of alpha proteobacterium HIMB59 DNA encodes these proteins:
- a CDS encoding LSU ribosomal protein L16P (PFAM: Ribosomal protein L16p/L10e~TIGRFAM: ribosomal protein L16, bacterial/organelle) yields the protein MLLPKNTKYRKQHKGRIHGNAKGNYELTFGYYGLKSLNAERVTARQIEASRRAITRFLKRAGRLWIRVFPDVPVTAKPAEVRMGKGKGSIDRWVCRVKPGTIMFEVDGVDKHLAKKAFELASAKLPVKTTFVSLDQF from the coding sequence ATGCTTTTACCAAAAAATACGAAATATAGAAAACAGCACAAAGGAAGGATTCATGGCAACGCTAAAGGTAACTACGAATTAACTTTTGGTTATTATGGATTAAAATCCCTAAATGCTGAAAGAGTCACAGCTAGACAAATAGAAGCTTCAAGAAGAGCTATTACAAGATTTTTAAAAAGAGCAGGCCGTCTATGGATAAGAGTATTTCCTGATGTTCCAGTCACAGCTAAGCCAGCTGAGGTTAGAATGGGTAAAGGAAAAGGTTCAATAGATAGATGGGTATGTAGAGTAAAGCCTGGAACAATAATGTTTGAAGTTGACGGTGTTGATAAACACCTTGCAAAAAAAGCATTTGAACTTGCATCTGCTAAATTACCTGTTAAAACCACATTCGTTTCATTGGATCAATTTTAA
- a CDS encoding SSU ribosomal protein S3P (PFAM: KH domain; Ribosomal protein S3, C-terminal domain; Ribosomal protein S3, N-terminal domain~TIGRFAM: ribosomal protein S3, bacterial type), whose product MGQKVNPNSLRVGINKYWQSTWFEKKDYSNFLKEDHNIRSYIEKNYAIAGISSVIIERAAANLKIIIHTSKPGVLIGKKGADIEKLRNSLSKLSDKNISLDIKEIKKPETDASLVADSIARQLEKRVAFRKAMKKSGQSAIKLGAKGIKIVCGGRLGGAEIARSEKFSEGSVPLHTLRADIDYATARALTTYGIIGIKVWLFKGESKNTKNNISNEKVSS is encoded by the coding sequence ATGGGACAAAAAGTTAACCCTAACTCTTTAAGAGTAGGAATAAACAAATATTGGCAATCAACTTGGTTTGAAAAAAAAGATTACTCTAATTTTCTTAAAGAAGATCATAATATTCGAAGCTATATCGAAAAAAATTATGCTATTGCAGGCATAAGCTCAGTTATTATTGAAAGAGCAGCTGCCAACCTCAAAATTATTATTCATACTTCCAAGCCTGGTGTACTTATTGGTAAAAAAGGTGCAGATATAGAAAAACTAAGAAATAGTTTATCAAAATTATCTGATAAAAATATATCACTCGATATCAAAGAGATTAAAAAACCTGAAACCGATGCATCATTAGTTGCAGATTCTATCGCAAGACAGTTGGAAAAACGTGTTGCTTTCAGAAAAGCTATGAAAAAATCAGGACAGTCTGCTATTAAATTAGGTGCAAAAGGCATTAAAATTGTTTGTGGTGGTAGATTAGGTGGTGCTGAAATTGCAAGATCCGAAAAATTTAGCGAAGGTAGTGTGCCGCTTCATACGTTGCGAGCAGACATCGATTATGCAACAGCTCGCGCTTTAACTACTTATGGAATTATTGGTATCAAAGTTTGGTTATTTAAAGGCGAAAGTAAAAATACAAAAAATAACATCTCTAATGAAAAGGTGAGTTCATAA
- a CDS encoding SSU ribosomal protein S17P (PFAM: Ribosomal protein S17~TIGRFAM: 30S ribosomal protein S17) — MPKRILSGKVVKKSGDKTVSVLVTRQTTHPIYKKIIRVSKKYLAHDAENTIAIGENVKIQETKPLSKNKSWEVIK, encoded by the coding sequence ATGCCTAAAAGAATTTTAAGTGGTAAAGTTGTTAAGAAATCAGGTGATAAAACCGTTTCTGTTTTAGTTACTAGACAGACAACCCATCCTATTTACAAAAAAATTATAAGAGTTTCAAAAAAATATTTAGCTCATGACGCAGAAAATACTATTGCGATAGGTGAGAACGTAAAAATTCAAGAAACAAAACCATTATCAAAAAATAAATCGTGGGAAGTTATTAAATAA
- a CDS encoding LSU ribosomal protein L14P (PFAM: Ribosomal protein L14p/L23e~TIGRFAM: ribosomal protein L14, bacterial/organelle), with the protein MIQAESNLQVADNSGARLISCIKVIGGSKRRYARIGDIIIVSVKDAIPRSKVKKGEVQRAIIVRTKKPLIREDGTSIKFDTNAAVLLDKQNEPIGTRIFGPVTRELRKKNMMKIVSLAPEVL; encoded by the coding sequence ATGATACAAGCAGAATCCAATTTGCAAGTTGCTGATAATTCAGGTGCAAGATTAATTAGCTGCATTAAAGTTATCGGTGGATCAAAAAGAAGATATGCTAGAATTGGAGATATAATTATTGTTTCTGTTAAGGATGCTATTCCTAGATCAAAAGTTAAAAAAGGTGAAGTTCAAAGAGCTATTATCGTTAGAACAAAGAAACCTTTGATTAGAGAAGATGGTACATCAATTAAATTTGATACAAATGCAGCAGTTTTGCTTGATAAACAAAATGAACCTATTGGAACAAGAATTTTCGGTCCAGTTACAAGAGAGTTAAGAAAAAAGAATATGATGAAGATCGTAAGCTTAGCTCCAGAGGTGCTTTAA
- a CDS encoding LSU ribosomal protein L24P (PFAM: KOW motif~TIGRFAM: ribosomal protein L24, bacterial/organelle) translates to MIKKYKKGDEVIVKVGKDKGKIGKIAKVFNSIDKVIISGVNVSKKHQKPSQDSKGGIVNKEMPIHISNVLAYDSKAKKSSKVGFKIEDGKKVRILKSSGEKY, encoded by the coding sequence ATGATAAAAAAATATAAAAAAGGCGATGAAGTTATTGTGAAAGTTGGCAAAGACAAAGGAAAAATTGGAAAAATTGCTAAAGTCTTCAATTCCATTGATAAAGTAATTATTTCTGGTGTTAATGTTAGTAAAAAGCATCAAAAACCATCTCAAGACTCAAAGGGCGGAATTGTAAATAAAGAAATGCCCATTCATATTTCTAATGTCTTGGCTTATGACTCAAAAGCTAAAAAATCATCAAAAGTTGGATTTAAAATCGAAGATGGTAAAAAAGTTAGAATTTTAAAATCTTCTGGAGAAAAATATTAA
- a CDS encoding ribosomal protein L29 (PFAM: Ribosomal L29 protein~TIGRFAM: ribosomal protein L29) produces the protein MADKDLNSLKKELFNLKIMKKSGQLTDTSQFKKVRKKIASLLTKERMEKNA, from the coding sequence ATGGCAGATAAAGATTTAAATAGTTTGAAAAAAGAGTTGTTTAACTTAAAGATAATGAAGAAAAGTGGTCAACTTACTGATACTTCACAATTTAAGAAGGTGAGAAAAAAAATTGCATCATTATTAACCAAGGAAAGAATGGAAAAAAATGCCTAA
- a CDS encoding LSU ribosomal protein L22P (PFAM: Ribosomal protein L22p/L17e~TIGRFAM: ribosomal protein L22, bacterial type) — MSIEVKAINKMIRTSSQKLNLIIKDIRKKDINAAVNILKFSNKRVSKEVLKTLNSAVANAENNNNLDIDKLVVKEAYVGKSLRMKRFRPMSKGRAFQIIKPFSRLTLVLEERA; from the coding sequence ATGTCAATAGAAGTCAAAGCTATAAATAAAATGATCAGAACAAGCTCTCAGAAATTAAATCTTATAATTAAAGATATTAGAAAAAAAGACATTAACGCTGCTGTTAACATATTAAAATTCTCCAATAAAAGAGTGAGCAAAGAAGTTTTAAAGACACTTAATTCTGCTGTAGCAAATGCAGAAAACAATAATAATTTAGATATTGATAAACTAGTTGTTAAAGAGGCTTATGTTGGAAAAAGCCTAAGAATGAAAAGATTTAGACCGATGAGTAAAGGAAGAGCTTTCCAAATCATCAAACCTTTTTCAAGACTAACCCTAGTATTAGAGGAGAGGGCATAA
- a CDS encoding ribosomal L5P family protein,Ribosomal protein L5 (PFAM: ribosomal L5P family C-terminus; Ribosomal protein L5): MSASIQELFNISDQLAKNLEIPHKLAVPKMTKIVVNAGIGSIKEDNKAIEKMKKDLSLITGQAPVVRLSKKAIASFKIRKGMPVGLSVTLRKNIMMEFYDRLVNIAMPRIKDFRGYSKKSFDGQGNITIGIKDHIIFPEISVENVENIFGFDITIATSATNDKEGYELLKLMNFPFLN; the protein is encoded by the coding sequence ATGAGCGCTTCTATACAAGAATTATTTAATATATCTGATCAATTAGCTAAAAATTTAGAAATACCGCATAAATTAGCAGTTCCTAAAATGACAAAAATTGTTGTAAATGCAGGCATAGGTAGCATCAAAGAAGACAATAAGGCTATCGAAAAAATGAAGAAAGATTTATCTCTAATTACAGGACAGGCACCGGTAGTTCGTTTATCTAAGAAAGCTATAGCTTCATTTAAAATTAGAAAAGGAATGCCTGTTGGTTTATCTGTCACTCTTAGAAAAAATATTATGATGGAGTTCTATGACAGATTGGTGAATATAGCTATGCCACGAATTAAAGACTTTAGAGGTTACTCAAAGAAATCATTTGACGGTCAGGGTAACATTACTATTGGTATCAAAGATCACATTATCTTTCCTGAGATAAGTGTCGAAAATGTAGAAAATATTTTTGGTTTTGATATCACAATCGCAACTTCAGCAACTAATGATAAGGAAGGGTATGAATTGTTAAAGTTAATGAACTTTCCATTCTTGAATTAA